CCTCGGGCACGTCGAATTCGTCGGCGTACATCTGCTTGAGTTTGGACATCGACGCGTAGTCGTGCAGATTGCTGAAACCGCCGGTATCGTAGTTGATCATCATCATGCCGAATTCGCCGGCGCGCCAGTCGCGTCCGCGATGGATGCGCCCGTCGACGAACATGGCCCCGCCGATGCCGGTGTCGATGGCGATCAGCACGAAATCCTGCAGTTTCTTCGCGTTGCCGCTTCTTTTCTCCGCGATGGCCGCGCAGTTCGCGTCGTTCTCCAGCCATACGGGCAACGGTTCATCCAGATAGTTGTTGAGTTCGTCGCCGATGGCGTGCCGGTACAGCAGCGGCAGCGGTCCGGCGGTGACGGCGCGCTGACGGGCGGTGTCGACGAATCCGGGGAAGCTGACGGCCACGCCGTCGATCGGCCCGTCCTGCGATTTCACCACGTCGGCCAGGGCACGGTAGAAGGATTCCGTGCTGTCCACCGGCGTGGGGATGGTGCCGGGCAGCCCCTGCTTCCCATCCTCGAACAGCGAATACCGGATGAAATGCAGTCCCACATCAAACGCAAGCACGCGTGACGTCTCGACCATCGCCCCTCTCTTCCTTATCGAGTTATTTAACTATAACTCAATAAGGCCCCGGCCGCCGCGTTCGGACAAGCCCGAACGCGGCGGAGCCGAAGGACCCCACGCCATCGGCATGGAATCCTTCGGCTCCGGCGAGGAGGCACCCGCCAGCTCCTACTCCTGGCTCTGGCTCTCGTACTGCTCCTTGACCTCCTGACGCGCGGCGGTCATCTCCTTGCTGTTGGCCAGATCGACCTGGTACACCTCGTCGTAGCCGAGCGACTCGATGTTCGCCACGGCGTCGGCCCACACCTGGTCGAACTCCGCGTCGCTGGACGTGAACACCGCCTGCCAGCACGCGTTCACCACCGAGGTCTTGACCTGTCCGCGTACCGCGGAGATCTTGGAATCCTCGTCGGGCGCGCTGTAGGTGGCGCCCGGAATCACCGCCAGCTTGTCGTTGGATTCGAGATACTCCATGGTGGTGCGCGCCCCGCCCATATGCTCCTGCCAATCCACGTCGAGCGCGGTGTCGCGCTTGGCCAGCTCGGAATCCCACATCTGGTAGTTGTAGGCCACGCCGGTGTTCGGATCGATGTCCTTGTTGAGCACGGTGCTGACGTTGAGCTGCGAGGCGCCGGTGGTGTAGTCGCCGCCGCCGTACTCGTCCGGCACGGTCACGCTTTCGCCGGAGACGGCCTTGACGCCGAAGTCGGTCAGATACGGCTGGCCGTCCTCGTCCACGTCCCACGTCAGACCCTGCAGTCCGGCCGCGCCGTTGGTCTGCGAACCGGAGGCCTGGATGCCTTCGGGCGAATACAGCCAGTCGACGAACTTGACCAGACGCTCCTTGTTCTTCGCGTTGGCGCCGATGGCGATGAAGGTGCTGGTGCCGTTGGGCTGGGCGCCCTTCGAGGCGATGGTCATATCGTCGATGTCCAGCATCATGAAGCCCTGGCCGGCCTCCTTATGGTCGGTGGTGTTGTACGCCGCCTGTCCCAGCCACGGCCAGAAGGAGAACAGCACCTTGCCTTCCTTGTACTTGGAGTACATGGTGTCGTAGTTCTGCGTGGTGGATTCCGGATCCACCAATCCCATCTGGTAGGCCTTGTTGAAGAACTTCAGCGCGCGCACGTACTGGCCGTCCTCGTCGATCAGCGACTGGTAGTCGTCTCCCGCGGCGTTGGACAGCACATAGCCGATGCCTTCGGCGTAGCCGTAGAACGCGGGGAACTGGTAGCCGTTCTGCATGGCCTCGCCGTCCCAATCCTTGAACAGCGACAGCGCGTAGATGTCGTCGGTGCCCTCGGCCTCGCGGGCCGCGTCCTGCATCTGCTTGAGCACCGGCAGCAAGTCCTCCAGCGTCCCCACTTCGGGGTAGCCGATCGCCTTGTAGTAGTCCCAACGCACGAACGGGCCGAAGGTCGGCTCCACGCCCTCGCTGGATTCCGTGGGCGCCAGCGACGAAACCGAGGTCGGGATGCCCCACACGCCGCTTTCCTGGTTGGCGGTGGCGGTGAGCTCGTCGATCGCGCTCTGGTACTGCTTGAGATACTCCGTATCGTCGATGTACTCGCTGATATCGGCCACCAGTCCGGCCTTCACCACGTCCTCGGCCTGGCCGTTGCCGCTGCCCATGATGATGATGTCGCCCAGATTGCCCGCCGCGGAGCGGGTGTCGAACAGCGTGCTGCCGCCGCCGGCCACGTTCGGGGCCACGATGTTGAGCGTGATGTTGAACTTGTCTTTGACGAGCTTGGCGAACCAGCCCTTCTGCTCGCCCTGATAGTTGGCGAGCGAGTCGAAGACCTCGACCGTCATCTCCGAGCCGTCGTCGACGCCGTCGGCGGCGGTGTCTCCGCCGCAGGCCGCCATCGACGCGCACATGGCCATGATTCCGATTCC
Above is a window of Bifidobacterium eulemuris DNA encoding:
- a CDS encoding ROK family protein translates to MVETSRVLAFDVGLHFIRYSLFEDGKQGLPGTIPTPVDSTESFYRALADVVKSQDGPIDGVAVSFPGFVDTARQRAVTAGPLPLLYRHAIGDELNNYLDEPLPVWLENDANCAAIAEKRSGNAKKLQDFVLIAIDTGIGGAMFVDGRIHRGRDWRAGEFGMMMINYDTGGFSNLHDYASMSKLKQMYADEFDVPEESVVPSSLFRRLDEPDVRAVVERWADYLAVGIFNIVAATDPECVLLGGAISREVTLLPLVREALGRIPNWKDFRTPVKRCRHSGNAGLIGAYHAFMDEVTNANEA
- a CDS encoding extracellular solute-binding protein; this translates as MKHLCRKVVAGIGIMAMCASMAACGGDTAADGVDDGSEMTVEVFDSLANYQGEQKGWFAKLVKDKFNITLNIVAPNVAGGGSTLFDTRSAAGNLGDIIIMGSGNGQAEDVVKAGLVADISEYIDDTEYLKQYQSAIDELTATANQESGVWGIPTSVSSLAPTESSEGVEPTFGPFVRWDYYKAIGYPEVGTLEDLLPVLKQMQDAAREAEGTDDIYALSLFKDWDGEAMQNGYQFPAFYGYAEGIGYVLSNAAGDDYQSLIDEDGQYVRALKFFNKAYQMGLVDPESTTQNYDTMYSKYKEGKVLFSFWPWLGQAAYNTTDHKEAGQGFMMLDIDDMTIASKGAQPNGTSTFIAIGANAKNKERLVKFVDWLYSPEGIQASGSQTNGAAGLQGLTWDVDEDGQPYLTDFGVKAVSGESVTVPDEYGGGDYTTGASQLNVSTVLNKDIDPNTGVAYNYQMWDSELAKRDTALDVDWQEHMGGARTTMEYLESNDKLAVIPGATYSAPDEDSKISAVRGQVKTSVVNACWQAVFTSSDAEFDQVWADAVANIESLGYDEVYQVDLANSKEMTAARQEVKEQYESQSQE